CCGCATCTAAGTCAGCTAATGTTGATAAACCGGTTACATTTAATGTATTGTTGATTACTGTTGCACCACCGATTGTAGTTGCACCGGTTACGCCAAGTGTTGAACCAAGTGTAGTTGCACCGTCAGCATTTAATGTACCGCTGAAATCACCATTTACCGCATCTAAGTCAGCTAATGTTGTTAAGCCGGTTACATTTAATGTATTGTTGATTACAGTTGCACCATCAAGAGTCGTTGCACCGGTTACACCAAGTGTTCCACCGATTGTAGTATTGTTAGTAACATTTAAGTCATTACCTGCAGCAAGATTATTTGTAGCAGTAATGTTAGTTGCAGTTATATCGCCAAGTACGATAAGACCGCCACCGATAGTAACACTACCAACAACATCTAAATCATTAGCAACTCTTAAATCATCTTCAACATTAACAGGCTGACCAATTGTTGGATTAACAATGTCGCCGGTAATATTTATATCGTTAACTGATGTCAAACCACCAACTGTTAAATTTTGGTCAACAGTAGCGTTTTGGTTTACAGTTAAGTTCTGATTGATAGTTGCATTTTGCTGAATCTGTAAATTGATACCGGTAATAGAACCTTGACCGGGACCACCTGTAACAACTAAGTTACCAGTAACCTGAGCATCATCAAGAATATGAACAACACCACCATTATTCAATGATGAGTTGAAGATATTATTTTGAAGATCAGTAGTACCTTCAACGATTAAGTTATTTTCAAGTGTAGTAACACCAGTTACATTAAGAGTATTATTTACAGTAGTAGCACCAGCAACTGCTAAAGTACCGCCAAGTGTAGAGTTTCCGGTTACATCTAAGTCACCGTCAACATTCATATCACCTGTAAGGTCAATAGAAGGAGCATCAATTGTTATAGGATTGAATGGTGATAACATATCAATATCACCAACTAACTGAGTATTGTTACCTACAAATAAGTCATCAGTAGCAACTAAACCTTGTACATCAACATCGCCAACAACATAAACATTATTATTTAAGAATGTTTCGTTATTAACTGTCAAATCGTTGCCAATTGTAGCGTCGTTGTTTACAACTACATCCTGAGCTGTTAATAAACCTGTAACAGTTAAAGTAGGTATTGTAGTTGTCCATTCAGGAGACAATGCAGCACCACGTGATACAAATAATTCACCGATGTTACCAGGAGTAGCTCCTGCAACAACTTGTGTACCATTTGATAATTCAACGAAAGAACCATTGAAGAATACATTATCATTAAATGTAGCTTCATCATTACCGGTTAATGTACCATTAAGAGTAGTAGCACCAGCAACTGTCAAAGTGTTGTCTAAAGTAGCAGCACCTTGTAAGTTTGAAGTACCTGTTACAACTAAGTTATTGTTTACATTAGTTGCACCATTAAGGTTAGTAACACCGGCTACAGTAAGTGTGCCACCAAGATTTGTAGCGAATGCACCAACTGTGAAAGTATTGTTAACTTGAGTAGCACCATTAAGTGTAGTAGCACCAGCAACTGTCAAAGTATTGTCTAAAGTAGCAGCACCTTGTAAGTTTGAAGTACCTGTTACAACTAAGTTATTATTAACATTTGTAGGACCGTTAAGGTTTGAAGTGCCTGTCACAGTAAAGTTATTATTTACAGTAGTAGCACCATTAAGAGTTGAAGCACCAGTAACTGTAAGAGTACCACCTAAATTAGTAGCAAAAGCACCAACAGTGAATAAATCGCCAACAAATACAGCACCACCATTATTTGCTGAAGAGTTGAAGATAGTATTTCTTAAATCTGAAGTACCTGTTACAACTAAGTTATTGTTTACATTAGTTGGACCATTAAGGTTTGTAGTACCTGAAACAGCTAAGTCACCATTAAGAGCAGTATTAGCGTTAACAGTCAACATATCCTGTAAAGTAGTAGTGCCTAAAACTTCAGTGTTACCCCATACTTCAAGATCTTGGAATAAGTAAGTATCACCTAAAACTTCAACATCACCAACTAATACAGATTCGCCAACAACTAATAAATCGTTGTCAACTACTAAGTCGTTCTGAATGTTTGCATCATTAGCAACCACAAGGTCATTACCAATAGCAACATCATTACCAACTGTTAAGTCATTACCAACTGTAGCATCGTTAAGTACGTTAAGATTGATTACATTAAGTAAAGGAATAGTGTTAGTCCATTCTGGATTAACGCCAGGACCTTTGCTGATTAAAAGATCACCGATATTACCGGCACCCTGAACACCACCTTGGTCAGCGATTAATTCAGCATTAACACCGATTTCAAGTGAATTGTTGATGATTGCATCATCAATGTCAGCAGCAACGATATTTGCATTATTAATATTAGCAGTATTTACGTTAGCAACATCAATATTTGCAGTTAAGATGTCAGCTTGGAACATATCAGCTAAAACATTAACTGTTAAGAAATCGAATTCGCCATTGTCAGCAGTTACGCTTGTAGCAACGATATCATCAGCAGTAATATCTTCAACCAATAAATCACCAACGATTTGAACATCGCCATTGATTACAAGAGGAGCACCAGGGAAAGCAGGAGGATAAAGAGCAACATATAATCCGAAAGGATTACCAACAACAACACTGTCAAGACCAATAATTTGGCTTGCACCGATTGCTGAGTTAGCCCAGATATCACCATAAGTTTTAATTGCAGTAGCCCAAGTAGCACCATTTAATGATTCAGAATTATATACAACTAATGCTGCATCATCATCATCAGCAGGATCAAGTAAGAATGGGAAACCACCATTTTCATTGTTTTCTTTACCGCCCCATACTGCCATACCACGACCGGCGTTGAAGTTTTCAACAACTGCAGTATAGTCATCAGGATTACCACTTACAGCCCATAATGCAGGACCTTCATCTTGGTTGAATCCCCAAATAGTAGGTTCAGTTGTGCTTGCATTTAAAGCAACTAATGCAGAACCATCTTCAGCGACAGTTTGAATACCGGTAGCCATACCACCAACATTTGACCAAAGACCAAAGTCAGAAGCGCCGTCACCTTCATTCAAAGTAATAGCACCAAAAGTGAATCCGGCAGGTAAAGCTTCAGCAAAAGCGATTGAATTTGCATTAGCAGCACCCATAACACCAATATTAATATTGCCATTTTCAGCATCGCCGAGTAAACCAAAGTTAATGCCAGCATTCATTCCACCAGCATCACCCCAAACACCAATTGCATTACCGTTGTCTGAAGTTGCATCACCCCAAACTCCTGTGTAATTAACGCCGTTAACGCCGTTATTAACAACTAAGTTTGAACGGATACCATCTACATCGTAAGCATTGTTACCATCATCATTGATAGTAAGGTCAACTTTAATACCTGCAGTTTCAGCATCTAAAGTATTTACTTCAGCATCAACAGCAATAACGCCTTCTGGATAACCATAGTTTGAAGTTCTGTTTACTTGAAGTGAAGGTTGTTCGAATCCGCCACCGTTAAGAATTAGTGGGCTTCCGCTGCCAACTTCGTCAACAGGAAGAGTAATCACTAAACCATTACCGTCACCGGTAGTGTTTAATGACATAACATCACTGTTACCATTATTAGTAAGAGAGAATAAAGTCTGAACGTGTTCAGTAATAGTTTTTTCGAAAGGAATAGTCATATCATCATTAGCCCACTGTGGAGTTAATGAACCGCCGGCATCAATCCATTTGATAACCTGATCTTGGTTAGGAGCAGCACCTGTAGAGTATCTCCACTGGTTAGCAGCATTATCCCACCACATAATCTGACCAATTTGAGTGCCAGGAGCAAGTTTGTCTAAAGAAACTGCACCAGGAGCAAGCATAGCGTTAGTAACGCCTTGGTTAGCAATACCAACTTCAGCAGTGATAAAGCCTTCAGCATCAGTAGTATTAGTAACTGTAGTTCCAGCACCAGCAGTAACAGCCATTACTTTACCTTTTTCCCAAGTAGCTACATCTGTTTCAATCCAATGTCCGCCGTTCCATCCTAAGATAGTTCCAATAGGACCTGCAGCATTTTGTAATTTTTCATAAGTTACAGCATCGTTAGCAATCATTGGAGTGATGATACCGTCAACAGCAACACCTACTAAGTAAGGATCAGCTTCAGTACCCATACCGGTTCTTTCGAGACCGCCACCAACGATAACGTCAGTGATTTCATTACCAACAACACCGTCATCAGTTGACCAAACTGGCTGACGAGTTACGCCATTGTCAACCCAACGAACAACTTGATTGTCAACAGGAGCCATACCACCTGAGAAGTTCCAGCTGTTAGTTACAGCATTCCACCAAGTTATTTGACCATTTTGAGTACCATTAACTAATTTGTCTAATGTTACTGCCTGATTTGCAATCATATCAGTTTGAACGCCATTTTCAGCAATACCTAAAGTAAATGGGCTTGCTGCAGTACCGGCACCAGCTCTTACGAGACCACGGTTAGGAGTAGCGTTTAAAACTTCATTACCAATTACTGCATCAGCTTCCCAAGTAGGGACGTCTGTTTCAATCCATTTTGTACCATCCCAACCAAGGATAGTTCCAACAGGACCAACTGCGTTTTGGAATTTACCATAAGTTACAGCTTGGTTTGCAATTTTAGCAGTAGTTACACCGGCATCAGCAATACCAACTGTAGTAGTAAGGAAACCTTCAGAATCAGTTACATTATTAACATAAGCACCATCACCGGCAACAACAGATTTAATTCTGCCTTTTTCCCAGTCAGGAACATTTGTTTCAATCCATTTTGTTCCGTCCCATCCGAGGATAGTACCGATTGGACCGTTTGCGTTCTGAAGTTTGTTATACATAATAGTAAAGTCAGCGATTTTATCGTTAGTAACAGCACCATCAGCTAAACGATCAGTTTTAACTGCGCCTGGAGCGATTAACGGATCAGGATATGAACCGGTAAGGTCGCCACTTGCAAGACCACTAGGTCTTGTAGTTACATTTGGATTTAACATAACCTGAGTGATTGAACCATCAGGAATATTTTCCAAAATAGCACCTGGTCTCAATCTTGGGTTTGGAAGCTGACCGGTAAGGTCGCCACCCATATTGATAACTTCGTCTGCTAATTTAACCAAAGTTACTGAGCCATCTTCAATGTCTTCAGCAAAAGCAGCAACAGCAGCTCTGTCTGAAAATCCTGAATAAGGAACCATTGAAAGCATAGTTCTTTGATAAGGTGAACCTTTACCTACTGTTACTTGTAACCAGAGATCCTGGTTAAAATTAAAACGAGCAGGGAAAGGTGTTACGGAACCAAGATATACATTAAAGTATCCTTTGTTCATAGTTACGTTTTGGATTTCACTCCAAAGCTGTGAACCGCCAAATTCAGCTGAGTATAACTCAAAAGTGATTTGGACTGGTCCTTCGTAAGGTTGATCCTGTTGATTAAGGATGTTACCTTGATAATTGATGAGTCTCTGTTGAGCGAAAGCTTCGCTGAGCGGAGCAATCAACAGTGATAATAGGACAATACTGAGAAGAATCAATTTCTTCATTACAATAACTCCTGGATGTTGTTACACAAAATATACATTTATTTAAAAACTTGATTTCTTTAAAATTATCTTACAACAACCATTACGTTGCGAAGATTGAAACTGTCGAATGATCCTGAACCTGCTACAGCTGCTGAACGCACCTGAAGCTCATATAAATAAGTACCGGCACCTACATCAATGCCTGACTCATTTTTTGCATTCCACTCAACTCTCTGACTGCCGGCTGACTGAAAGCCATCCTGCACTACACGAATTTCATTACCAACCATATCATAAATCCTGAGCGTTACATAAGCAGAATGGTCAAGATTGTATTCAATAGTAGTTGAATTTCTAACCGGGTTTGGATAATTGAAGATTTTGTTATTGCTAACAAAAAGTTCTTCATTTACACTTGTACCGTCTTTACCTTTTGGAATCCAAAAACCTTGGTTAAGGTCATAAGAACCGGATCCCGGTGTTTGATCAGACTTTGTTTCGATTACAGCCTGACCTGTAACTCCATTAAGAAAGTATTCGGTGTTATTTTGGGAAACTACTGTCCCCCCGGCACCAACTACCGACTTAACAAGCTTGGTATCCTGAGCAATCGAGCCTACTGTTGTCAGTATAGCAACTGCTACTAGTACCACCAGCGAAGTTAACGATTTCTTCATACAAAACTCCTAAATAACTAAATATATCAAAAATAATTTTCTTTCTGTCTATTTCAACAAAGAACACAATGCAAAAAATATGCCAATATTACTAAATTGGGTACAATTTTATACTTTTTTAAAAATTGCACCATTCAAGCAAACTAAATTACAACAAAATATCCAAATAATCAAAAAAGAAATTTCCACAAACGTCATTTGAGTAATAAAATGATAGTTCGTCAAATCCCTGAACATATTAATTCAGCTGATATTTCTTAATCTTATGTATATCGAATATTTCCTTAATACATTTATAATCATACATTTACAAACTTATAAATATCATTATAACGCAAAAAAGATGACTTCAACACTTCCCATACAGGTCGTATTACTAAAATCATCTTCCAATATCATAAATTTTGTAAATTTTCATAAGTAAAAAAACTTCTTCTTTAAACTGCAGTTTAAAAATAATTGCTTTTTTTTAGATATACAAATAAAATTTGCTTTTTTCTTACTTTTTGAACAAATTTTATCAAATAATTAGTATTTTTGAGGATATTTTATCGAATAAATTACGAAATAAATAATGATTATATCAAACTTAATAAATACTACTGCTGAAATATTGAAGGTTGCAATCAAGTCTTCACAACCCACAGACCAGATTGTTTCCAAAATACTTAGGGAAAAGAAATTTATAGGTAGCAAAGAGCGCAAATTCATCTCTGAGACTGTGTTTGCATCTCTACGAAATCTTACACTTCTGGAAAATTGCAACAAACCGATTCAAATTGAAAATCCGAACTCAAGTGTATCTATGATTCTTAATACGCTGTTAATATCTGATTCAGACTACATTGACACCGGTTATTCAGCTCAAAAACTTCTAAGTTTAATTTACCCGAATAAAAATATTATTATCAAAGAACTAATTACAGAATTAATGTTGAATAATTTTGAGTTGACGATAGATGATGTAACTAATTGGATAACAAATACAGATTATGTTGTGAATGAATTAGCAAAATCATTAAATATATTCAAATTACCTGAATACTATGATATTATATCAAATTTTTACTCATGTGCCCCATGGATTTTGGAAAATGTTCACAATCAGGGCTATGACCCATCAGAGCTTGCAAAATCTCTTGTACTGCCCGCTAAAGTCTGTCTGCGTCTAACAGAAAAAGGATTTGAAGATAAAATACACAGTATGCTTGATATTAAAGCTATACCATATCATAAGTCTCAAATGATTCCTGATTGCATAATATTAGATAAAAGAGCGAAGCTTGATGACACAGATGAATACAAAAATGGTATGATTGAAATTCAGGATGAAGGCAGCCAGCTAATAGCTTATGCCTTGGCACCAAAGGGAGTATCTACTGTTCTTGATGCCTGTGCAGGAGCCGGCGGTAAGACACTGCATATTGCTTCGATTAACCCACTTGCTCAGATAACTGCTTCTGATGCCGAATACTTACGAATAAAAGAATTTGCAAAGAGATTAAGAAGATATAATCGTAGAGATATTAATATCAAACATGCCAAAACTATGCATATCAATCATTTAACTAATTTGTTCGGTGGAATGATGTTTGATTATATATTGATTGATGCTCCTTGCACAGGACTTGGTACAGCAAGACGTGACCCTCTTAAAAAACTAAGAGTTACTCAAAAATTAGCCGAAAAAATGCAAACAAGACAATTACAAATACTTGAAGCATATTCTAAGCTTTTAAAACCCGGTGGTATAATGGTTTATGCAACATGCTCTCTGGTTACAACTGAAAACCAGGAAACTGTTACTAAATTTTTGGAAAGTAATCTTGATTTTGTTACAGACAATTTGTACGATGTTCTGAATGAGCAGGGTATAAGTCCTATTGGCATGAAGCCTGATGATTACAGCGTTTCACTTATGCCGCATATACACGGAACCGATGGATTTTATATGGCACGTATGAAAAGAATAGAATAAACGTCTTTATAATTATCTTTTTAATTATTATATTATTATGAGTTTAAATACAATTATTTTTGATTTTGGCGGGGTTTTGTATAATATAGATTATTTTGCGGCAACACGTAGACTGGCAGAATTATCATCGCAACCGGATATTCTGAGTAATCTCCCCCATCTTAAGATATTGGAGCTACCCGGAGAATATGAAAAAGGTAATATTTCATCCGAGGAATTTCGAGATTTTTTGAGATATGAATACAAAATTTCAGCAAATGATGATGCCATTGATAATGCCTGGAATGCAATGCTGCTTGGACTTAAAGCAGAATCTTACGATTTTGTTGAGTCGCTTAAATATAAGTATAAATTAGCTTTGCTCAGCAATACGAATGAAATCCATCACAACTACTTCAATGATGAATGTAAAGGAGTTCTTAGCCTTTTTGATTATGTTATATTCTCACATAATACCGGAATGAGGAAACCTGATGTAGAAATTTATAACTATACTCTGAAAACTATTCAATCAAATGCTTCAGAAACCTTATTTATTGATGATTCTATTGTAAATATTGATGGGGCAAAATCAGCAGGATTGGCTACTATTCACTTTTCAGAAAATTTAACACTGTCAGACTTATTACACACTATTTAACATATTTCACACAGAAAAGTTTATGATTAGTATTTGGGATGCATCATATATAGTGACAGATGTCGAGACTACGGGTTCGCATAATGTGAAAAACCGTATGACAGAAATTGCCTGCGTTACAGTTAGAAACGGCAATATTATGTCATCATACTCATCTTTGATGAATCCATATCAGCAAATCCCGTCTTATGTAGCCAGAATGACCGGAATCTCTCAAGCTATGGTTTCAGTTGCTCCCGACGAATCTGAAATCATTGATAGAGTAAGGTCACTTTTTCAAATAAAAAATCCTGTTTTTGTTGCTCATAACGTTTCATTCGATTATGGATTCGTAGGTTCATTCTTCAAACGCGGTTCTATTAGCTTTGATTACCCTCAGCTTTGCACACTGAAACTTGCAAGAAAGCTACTTCCGCGTGATATTAAAAAAAATGTTGGTGATTTAGCAGCATATTTCGGTGTAAAACTAAAAAATCGCCATCGCGCGTTGATTGATGCCCGAGCTACTGCACATATCCTAATAGAGCTGCTGCGTATCGCCGAAAGCGAGCATAATATCTCTAATCTAAGCGAACTTCTGCAATTTCAGAACAAGGCAGTAAGTTACTATAAAATTCCTAATTCTGTTTCTGCAAAGTTTCAGGATGTAATATCTGAAATTCCTTATTTTCCCGGAATTCTAAATTTTTACGACAAAAATGGTAGAATAATTTACCGTGACTATGCTTACAATCTAAACAGCAAAGCGGATTCAATTATCAATTCCTATCATTTCACTTCAAAGAAGATTTTTGAAGGTATGAGTAACCTTTACCGAATTGATTGGCAGACTGCTGATTCTGAGCTTAGCACACTTATTATGAGGGAGAAATTTTCCAGTTCAGGGCAGAATTATTCTGAATTATTTCAAGATAGTGAAAAAGAAGATTATATTAGCAAACTTCCTTCAGATTTTATTTACGTCAATTATCCGGAAGACAGAATGAACTTAGCTGATATATATTTTGTAAAGGGTGGCAAGCTGATAGCAATCGAAGGGCTCGGAAGAATGGCTTCAACAAAGCCCCTGGCTAAACTTATGAGTAAGATTTATTCAAATGGGAATTTACTATTAAACGAAATAGATAAATATGAACTTACTCTCATACACAAATGGATTGATATGCAAAACGAAAACGGTTTCATTATAGATTTCAGGAATACACCAAAAAATGATGCTTTAGAATATATGCAAGTGAATTTAGACAAATTTTATAAAATTAAACAAAAAAACATTGCTGAGGATTATAATTTCTAATGAATAATATTATAAAAACACTTATGGATATAATTTCCGGATTTGGCAAGAGCAAAGATCTGATTATGCATGAAGAATATAACAAATCTGATTTGATAATAATTGACAACCGTTCCAAAACAGAATATGATTCCGGTCATATTGAAAATGCGGTTCTAATTCCTTACAATTTAATATCACAGGAATTGCCAAAAATTACAAAAGACAAAAATGCACCAATAGCACTTTACTGCAGAAGTGGCAACAGATCATCAGTTGCATTGAGAACAATCAGGGAAATGGGATACGTTAATGCGGTCAATTACGGTGGTATAAGTAAAGCCACAAAAATTCTTAATGAAAAAAAGGCTGTGTCTTAAATTAGATACAGCCTTTTGATACAAATCAAATTAAACCGTTGGTTTATTCAGCTTGTGGTGTAGCAGCACGACCACCAAGATTAGTGTCCATCATGAAAATACCGTGTGGATTGTTTCCAATCATTTTGAGCTTTTCAACGATTTCGATTGCAGTAGCTTCTTCTTCTACTTGCTCGGCAATAAACCACTGAAGAAGATTGTCTGTTGCGAAGTCTCTTTCGGCTTTTGCAAGCTCAACTAAATCATTAATCCAACCTGTAACAAGTGTTTCATGATGATAAGCATCTTCAAAAGCATTAAGCGGAGATTCCCAATCCAATTTTGGTGCAGCAATTTCCATTATAACGGGTTTACCACCACGCTGAAGAATGTACTGGAAGAATTTCATAGCGTGCATCATTTCTTCTTTTGCCTGAAGTTCCATCCATTTTGCAAAGCCACTAAGATTCTGTGAAGCATAATAAGCTGACATTGCCAGATATAAGTTTGATGAATACATCTCTCTCTGAATTTGCTTGTTTAATGCATCTAAAATAACTTGTTTCATAATTTTCCTTAACTTTGTTTTGTTTAAAAATATTTTTATTAATTAACGATATTATTTTTAAAATATTGTCATTTAAAAATGAAACTTATAAAAATTAACAACGTATTAACAATGTATTAAGTTATTTTTATCACAATATATAGAGTTTTAAAATTATGAAAAAATTATTTGCAGCACTATCAACTTTAGCATTATTATTCACAACATCATTATTTGCGCAGGCTGAAGAACCGGAAACCCTTTTCGGAAATGGTGACATCGAATTTGGCGGATATGGTGGTCCTGAAGTAAAATTCACCAACTTTAATAATGACTTTGGAGTTTTGGTCGGTGGACGAGCAGGAATAATTGTGAACAGTGTCTTTACTGTCGGTGTTGGCGGTTATGGTCTTGTAACAAGTCATCCTGTTGATGATTATTATGTATCTCCAAATATTTGGGATAGAACATCAGATACTAATGCATACCTTAGAATGGGTTACGGTGGCTTGCATCTTGGGTTTATTGTAGAGCCAAACAAGATTGTTCATATTACTGCAGGAGTTTTAATTGGTGCAGGCGGCGCTATGTACACATCTGCTTATATGCACAATGTAGGCGAATTTGATGACCACCTCAAAACATTCGAAAGGTCAGCCTTTTTCATTGCTGAGCCACAAATTGGTGCTGAACTAAATTTACTGAAATTTATGAGAATGGAAGTCAGTGCAAGTTACAGATTTATTTCCGGACTGCAATTACCAAATACCGAAAATAAAGACCTGAGCGGTTTTTCAGGTAATGTTATGTTCAAGTTCGGTAAATTCTGATAAATAATCTGGTAGCATATAAAATTTGAGCGAAGCTGAAAATAAAAAATAAGATAATTTCAACTTCGCTCAACAATTTTAATTTTGCTTTTAAAATTAATCCAGATGCCCGAACTTGCCACTTCGATAGTCTTCGTAAGCCTGCTGAATTTCCTCTTTAGTATTCATAACAAAAGGACCATAAGGAACTATCGTTTCTTCAATAGGCTCGCCGCTGAGAATTAATACAATTGCATCGCCATCAGCTTTGACAGTAAAATCACTTCCATCATTAGACATAAGTACGAAATGGTCTGCCGGAACTTCGTCCTTGCCGTTAATTGTTACATTACCCTCGATGACAAGCAATCCTGTGTTGTGATTCTTTGGAAAACTAAACAGAAGTTCATTCCCTGATTTAATATGAGCATCAAAAAATGAAGTTGGAACAAAAGTCTCTGCATTGCCCTGAATGCCCTCATACTCACCAGCAACAACATGTACATAACCACCATCGTTTGGAATTTGATATTTCTTACCTTGCGCAAATGTAAGTTCCTGATATTTCGGTTCTGTCATTTTGTATTTTTTGGGCAAATTTGTCCAAAGTTGTACCATTTGAAAAGTACCACCCTTTTTGTTGAACTCCTCTTCGTGATACTCCTTATGCAGGATACCACCGCCTGCAGTCATCCACTGTACATCACCCTCACCTATTACACCACCATTGCCGGCACTATCGTGGTGAGCAACCTTTCCATGATAGGCAATTGTAACAGTCTCGATTCCTCTGTGAGGATGTACATCAACACCCCTAGGTTCTTTACCGGGCGGAAAGTCGAACTTGCTTCCATAATCCATCAAAAACCAAGGACTCATACGATAAATGCCTATATCGGAATTACTCGGGAAAAAATTATGTACTCTAAAACCATTACCAACCCAGTGATAGCTAGGTGGTGGATATATTGATTGAACACTTCTATTCATAGTTATTTAACCCTTATTTTTATTGAACGATTCAGAAATCTGCCCTGAGAAGTTGCATCTGAGAATTTATCAAGGTTTGTCGTAGTTTCAATATTAATTCTCGAGCCTGCGATACCTTTTATAAAGTTTTCTGTTTTTCTTGCCCTGTCGCCTGCTAATTGCTGATTGTGCTCAGCTGTACCAAGCATATCTGCACTACCAATAATTAAAATTGTCGAGCCGTCAGGCAATTTTTCAACTAACTGGCGAAGAAGAGTCTTGTTTTCGTCTGTAAGGTCGCTGCTATTGTAATTAAACCTTAACAACGCCTCAAAATTTTTGAGCGAAAGCTCAACAACTTCCTTTTCGATTTCATTCAGCTTAATATTATGGGCTTCCTTCAATTCGTTGCCTTCAACATTTATAGATGTAAGAATACCAAATTCCTCTACATCATCTGAAAGACGCTTTCTGAAAGGAATTCTGTATTTTCCGGGCTTATCATATGTAAGCTTTGTATCATTAACACCTACCATCGCTTTTGTTTCTGGCGGATAATTGCCGAAATCCAGATTCAGCCCTACCACACCGCTAATTTCGGCATAATTCTGGAGACTGACATACTCCTGAAGAGGTGCATTGGTTACAATAATATCAACTCTGCGATTTTCCTCAATGCCTTCAGGATATTGCTGATTTGAAGGGTATCTCGGGCTTTGGAGGGCTCTGAATGAAATCACCTGCTCAGGAACTCCCAAATCAATCAAAGCATTTTTCACAGCTTCAGCTCTTGCTTTTGAAAGTTCAAGACCTTTAGGCTCATTTTGCTTGCCGCTGGTCGCACCTTCAAGCATAATCCTCGAGTTTGGATTCTCTTTGACAATTTTCGCGATGACCGGTAGAATATTCTTGTGATAATTTACTGCATCACCTTTGTACATATCAATAACAGACTGGCTTGACAAATTATAATATTTTGGAATATCTGATGAATTTTCATCAAAAAATATACAGTTTACAAGTGGTAATGTTGCAAGAAGTTCATTACCGGTTTCAAGTTTGGTGTCTGAGCTGACAGCTGATTCAAAATTCAAGTATGGAAGTGGTTTTGGAGCTTCTTCAATCACAGCAATTTCAGGCTCCGGTTCAGGCT
This window of the Ignavibacteriota bacterium genome carries:
- a CDS encoding OmpA family protein produces the protein MSNHYTSDYSSFQGSVDCGIFTHGKGLGWTGGLFVEKDFGGSIQLGLGAFYADRSGVSTLNNTYQSRDQNTGRTTFVTLENRMDAVVSYLEFSPEARIVLTPKFINGPLRFLTGIRVGIPIGSDFNQSESIVSPANATFVNAGGIRTTSRPMASGNINDMTTQFGISAGLENMLKIGNHNFLTQQIVFDYNLNNMISNVDWKALAVRFELGLRFSFQKKVEKVEIPEIKPEPEPEPEIAVIEEAPKPLPYLNFESAVSSDTKLETGNELLATLPLVNCIFFDENSSDIPKYYNLSSQSVIDMYKGDAVNYHKNILPVIAKIVKENPNSRIMLEGATSGKQNEPKGLELSKARAEAVKNALIDLGVPEQVISFRALQSPRYPSNQQYPEGIEENRRVDIIVTNAPLQEYVSLQNYAEISGVVGLNLDFGNYPPETKAMVGVNDTKLTYDKPGKYRIPFRKRLSDDVEEFGILTSINVEGNELKEAHNIKLNEIEKEVVELSLKNFEALLRFNYNSSDLTDENKTLLRQLVEKLPDGSTILIIGSADMLGTAEHNQQLAGDRARKTENFIKGIAGSRINIETTTNLDKFSDATSQGRFLNRSIKIRVK